A region of the Gopherus flavomarginatus isolate rGopFla2 chromosome 3, rGopFla2.mat.asm, whole genome shotgun sequence genome:
TAAAGAATGATAaacaatgtatttaatttaaaattccaGGGGCCTGATAGAAAGTtcttgaagtcaattggaatttttccattgacttcaatatgctCTGAATCAGGGCCAAAGGGTCTAATTCATTTCACACTGAGGTAAATGTGAGTCTTTGCAATGACTTTAATATGACTTGGATCTGATTCTGAAAGCATGATATACTTCTACCCCTGCCAGAGTTACTCAACCAGATCAATTACAGCCAATTATCTTTTCATTTGCCTGGTTGTTACATTTTTCTCTTACATATGTGTATAAATGCATTAAACCAGTTTAAACTGGTCTTAGTAATCATCAGCACCTTTCATATCTTTTCTATCCCATTAGTGAGCAataaacagatacagcagggacTGTAAatacataactttttttttttcaaataagttGTATGGGTAAAAAACAAGGTCTGATTGTGCAAAACATCTAACTTTTGTGTCATCATTCTTAATACTATTTATTACCATAAACATAATACTCGTGGTGCTGTACTACATAGAATAACATGTGTTTGTGACAGGTTGGCCCTTCATGGTGCCACCTGGTGTACTGGGATACCGCTGAGCctgcctgttctgccagcctgggcccccttttgctccatcttgctgagccaggttcttaagcctcctctagcacacacCCAGGCAggaccacacccagctgcagagagacacagatactgagatcagctctgggaagactcagcttaagggacttgcccagcaCTCAGGTGCCCACCTGCCtgggagtgcagacccaaaggtatattgttttgcactgtatagaaaaatctgcataGTGCAAACTCGTAACATTTCgccctcttcctcaatgtgaagagagagatgcacaacttCTTACCCTCacagttagaaattacataaactgggtttaatagtaaaaaaaacaaattttattaattataaaaggcagattttaagtggttaaaaaGATAGCAAACGGAagaaagcagattactaagcaaataaaacaaaacacacaaactaagcttggTTCACTAAAGAAACAGATTACAAAATGTAATATCTCACCCTAAATACTGAATTAGGCaggatgcagagtttctgtagctcagcgttccagttatttcttcttGCAGACTGGACCCTTGTCTCAGTCTGTACTCAacccctgcctttcccttcaggtTAGTTCCTTTGTCCCTTCAGGTTCTTTCAGCAGTCTTTTTCTTGGGTAGGCAATGGAGGAGAGtcctgacagcctctgtgctgttgaggaggatgaaagtgtCAGGGAAAGAGAACatcagatgggagcagagggaaatgatcccatagttgagaccctccttccagatgatgtcatggtatcctttcacactgaggatacttctctgggggagggaactccagttattaggaagagacaagtAACAGTAATGGGGGggtttgatcattagaaacatagatagctgggtttgtgatgaccaggagaaccacatGAAAACTTGCCTGCCAGGTACAAAGGTTGTAGATCTCTCAAGAGGTCccagaggccaaatttaggcagcTAGGTAAGAAATTGAAGTTCAGgatctccatggtagcattctctgaaatgtttctaGTTCTGTGTGCAGGGCCAGTTAGGCAGCTAAAACTGCAGGGTCTCCATGCGTGAATGagcgatggtgtagggaggaggggtttagatttattaggagctggggaaccttttgggaaagaggTGtcacttccaagagaggtaaGGCAGggatgagcaaactttttggcccaagggccacatctgggtatggaaattgtatgactGGCAATTAATGCTCACggaattgggggttggggtgagagctctggagtagggccagaaatgaggttcCCAGCCAATAGAAGCTGCAGAGGTAGCATGTGGGGTGTTGGCGTGTGAAGTCCCCTGACTGTCCAtacgtgtaggagctggagggggatgtgccactgcttccaggagtcacgcagagtggggcaagccctggacccgCTCCCTGGCGGGAGCTCAAGGACtgaattaaaacatctgaagggcaggatgtggcccccggggccatagtttgcccacccctgatgtgAGGAATTCTGTTTTTAACACCGCCTTTGTACAGCTTGTCCTGCCAAGAAAGAACTAGATAGCACTGAGTTTCGTGGGCCCTTGGGCTAAGGCCGGGGGAACTAGCTATAGGAGGAGAAGTAGAGctaaggggtgggaggaggagcaaAGATCAGTAACAGAGACGCCCAGGGAGGCAGGCTCTAGTGGCTGCACTTTTATCCCTCCTCCCTTAGCAAATCTCAGGGCAGCCCTGCCCGAGAGATCGCTGTTTAGTTCAGGCACGGACCCCTGCACCCCTTGGTGTCTCCTTCTAGGGAGGGTTAATTGCCCCCCCTCCCGTTAGCGccagcccccccccagccggGACCCCGCTATTTGCCCCTCACCGGGATACCAGGGCAGGGAGCGCGGGGCCCCGAGATGCCCTGTCTGGAGACAGGGTAGAGcctgcccagagctgggagaggagtCTGGAACAGGAGGTAACGTGCGTCTGCAGGGCTCAGCagcgcagcccagcccagcccgccccCCGGGAGCTGGCTCGCTGCAGAGCAcgaggctgggtggggagggggccgcaGGTTGTGCCGTGCAGGAGGAGCCAGCGCCTAACACCGCGTTGCACCTCCCGGGGCGGCAGACTGGTGGGCGCACGCGTGCAGCGGGGGGGCACAGGAGGCAGCCTAGgcctgtggtggggagaggggcagccCGGCCGGTgcaggcggggcggggggggaaggctGCGCCCAGCTCCGCCCTGCCTTGATGGGGGCTCGGGGGTGTCTCTTTAATGCAGAGGCTGCGGCGCCCCGTAGCGATGCATCGGAAGGCGGAGAAGTTTCTGCAGATCGCCCCGCACTCCCTGGCCATCGTCCTGAGTCCCGGGGCTGCGCTGGAGGCGGAGGAGGGGCGGGAGGACAGAGAGCGGGAGCCGCCTGGCGATGAGGCCCCCCAGCTCGGGCGCCACCACATCGGCTACGAGATCTTCGCGGACTTCAAGCAGGAGAACATGCAGCACTTCTGGAACCCGCGCGTGACGGCGGCCGTGGCCGAGACcttcttcctgggctggctggACGAGCAGGTGCTGCTGATCCAGGGCAAGGAGGAGCACCTGGAGGTGCTGCGGGAGGGCTGGACGCGCCGCTCCCTCAAGCCGCCCGCCGGCTTCCGCATCAAGTGCCTGGGTAAGTGCTGCTGGGCTCGCCGGTGCCTCGCTTGGCTCCCGCTTGCCAGGAGAGAGAAGTTTGTGCCTAGACTCTGCAAGCTCCCTCCCCTAATACACTCTGTCAAACCCTACAGAGCAGGTCTGCAGG
Encoded here:
- the LOC127047285 gene encoding storkhead-box protein 1-like, with the protein product MHRKAEKFLQIAPHSLAIVLSPGAALEAEEGREDREREPPGDEAPQLGRHHIGYEIFADFKQENMQHFWNPRVTAAVAETFFLGWLDEQVLLIQGKEEHLEVLREGWTRRSLKPPAGFRIKCLEQVCRTWFLESCYSSVPLSYSQVQ